In Dioscorea cayenensis subsp. rotundata cultivar TDr96_F1 chromosome 9, TDr96_F1_v2_PseudoChromosome.rev07_lg8_w22 25.fasta, whole genome shotgun sequence, a genomic segment contains:
- the LOC120268236 gene encoding 60S ribosomal protein L23: MSKRGRGGSAGNKFRMSLGLPVAATVNCADNTGAKNLYIISVKGIKGRLNRLPSACVGDMVMATVKKGKPDLRKKVMPAVIVRQRKPWRRKDGVFMYFEDNAGVIVNPKGEMKGSAITGPIGKECADLWPRIASAANAIV; this comes from the exons ATGTCGAAGCGAG GTCGTGGAGGGTCGGCTGGGAACAAGTTCCGAATGTCACTGGGTTTGCCGGTGGCAGCAACGGTGAACTGTGCAGATAACACCGGTGCAAAGAACCTTTATATAATATCAGTGAAGGGGATTAAGGGAAGGCTCAACAGGCTCCCTTCTGCCTGTGTGGGGGATATGGTCATGGCCACTGTGAAGAAGGGGAAGCCTGATTTGAGGAAGAAGGTCATGCCTGCTGTCATTGTGAGGCAGCGCAAGCCGTGGCGCCGAAAGGATGGGGTCTTCATGTATTTTGAGG ATAATGCCGGTGTGATTGTGAATCCAAAAGGAGAGATGAAAG GCTCTGCTATCACTGGACCGATCGGAAAGGAGTGTGCTGACCTATGGCCGAGGATTGCGAGTGCAGCTAATGCCATTGTGTAA
- the LOC120269473 gene encoding probable CCR4-associated factor 1 homolog 7: MMSILPSSDTIEIREVWAENLEEEFSLIRSFIDEFPFVAMDTEFPGVVLRPVGAFPTTADYHYLTLKANVDILKLIQLGLTLSASDGSLPVSPSSGRLLVWQFNFREFDPEADIYAHDSIDLLTSSGIDFQKNFEKGIDSMRFAELLMSSGIVLNDSIHWVTFHSGYDFGYLLKLLTCRNLPETQAGFFELINIYFPRVYDIKHLMRFCNSLHGGLNKLAELLEVERVGICHQAGSDSLLTAWIFRKLNECFFNGSTERYAGVLYGLGVENGQATSH; encoded by the coding sequence ATGATGTCGATCCTTCCTAGCAGTGACACGATTGAGATCCGTGAGGTCTGGGCTGAGAATCTAGAAGAGGAGTTTTCTCTTATTCGCTCCTTCATCGATGAATTCCCCTTCGTCGCTATGGATACGGAGTTCCCTGGCGTCGTTCTCCGGCCTGTCGGTGCCTTCCCTACCACTGCCGACTACCACTACCTCACCCTTAAGGCGAACGTTGACATTCTCAAGCTCATCCAGCTCGGCCTCACTCTCTCCGCCTCTGATGGTTCTCTCCCCGTTTCCCCCTCTTCTGGCCGGCTTCTTGTCTGGCAGTTCAACTTCCGCGAGTTCGACCCCGAGGCTGACATCTATGCGCATGACTCCATCGACCTCCTTACCTCCTCCGGCATCGATTTTCAGAAGAATTTCGAGAAGGGCATTGACTCTATGCGCTTCGCTGAGCTCTTGATGTCCTCCGGCATCGTCCTCAATGATTCCATCCATTGGGTTACTTTCCACAGCGGGTATGATTTCGGATACTTGTTAAAGTTGCTTACTTGCCGGAATTTGCCTGAGACCCAGGCCGGATTCTTCGAACTCATCAATATATACTTCCCAAGGGTCTATGATATCAAGCATTTGATGAGGTTTTGCAATAGTTTGCATGGAGGGTTGAACAAGCTCGCCGAGTTGCTCGAAGTTGAGAGGGTTGGGATTTGTCATCAAGCTGGATCTGATAGCTTGCTGACAGCGTGGATTTTCAGGAAGCTCAATGAATGTTTCTTCAATGGCTCCACAGAGAGGTATGCTGGAGTACTATATGGTCTTGGTGTTGAGAATGGACAAGCAACTAGTCATTGA